The following proteins are encoded in a genomic region of Cryptomeria japonica chromosome 11, Sugi_1.0, whole genome shotgun sequence:
- the LOC131073645 gene encoding uncharacterized protein LOC131073645, which yields MLNWALAMDFVSGNKGGMYQVFQKEAVVDTLVDVVMCLVPVWLAVMIGLVVGWAWKPKWASLLVVGLRSLRPQLLLSAPHGFSAALTAFMGFPLLKKLWTSFRAWESEREEAFDHQLNPEEDITHGGKEPVVTNGDLEHLCRLLEVKDGGPVWHQVMDRATPTMSYQAWRRDPKVGPPQYRSRTVYEDVTPELLRDFFWDDEFRAKWDDMQLYSKTLEECPQTGSMIVHWIKKFPAFCSDREYVIGRRIWESGRTYLCVTKGVPYPSLPRHNKPRRVDLYYSSWSIRAVESRNGDGQLSACEVVLFHHEDMGIPWEIAKLGVRQGMWGAVRNIERGICAYKVERHSGASLSRCAFMARINSKVPTDLSRALGLSSKDTEDSQDIISYSKETEGGNVKSKTRQGNGWKFILIGGAMALACGLDRGIVSKAVIFGVARKLGNIRKRQ from the exons ATGTTGAATTGGGCACTGGCTATGGACTTTGTCAGTGGTAATAAAGGTGGGATGTATCAGGTCTTTCAAAAGGAAGCTGTGGTTGATACCCTAGTGGATGTTGTGATGTGCTTGGTCCCTGTTTGGTTGGCTGTTATGATAGGGCTAGTAGTGGGATGGGCCTGGAAGCCCAAGTGGGCTAGTCTCCTAGTTGTGGGGCTCAGGAGTCTGAGGCCTCAGTTGTTGTTGAGTGCTCCTCATGGATTCAGCGCTGCTCTGACTGCCTTCATGGGATTTCCCTTGCTGAAAAAGTTATGGACCAGTTTCAGGGCTTGGGAGTCAGAACGTGAAGAAGCATTTGATCATCAGCTTAATCCTGAAGAAGA TATCACTCATGGGGGAAAGGAGCCAGTTGTAACAAATGGGGACTTGGAGCACTTATGTCGTCTTCTTGAAGTAAAAGATGGTGGTCCTGTGTGGCATCAGGTCATGGATCGTGCAACTCCAACTATGAGCTACCAAGCTTGGCGACGTGATCCAAAG GTTGGTCCTCCGCAATACCGAAGCAGAACAGTATATGAGGATGTCACACCTGAACTCCTGAGAGATTTTTTCTGGGATGATGAATTTCGTGCTAAGTGGGATGACATGCAACTTTACTCAAAGACTCTAGAAGAATGTCCTCAGACAGGATCAATGATTGTCCATTGGATTAAAAAG TTCCCAGCCTTCTGTAGTGATCGGGAATATGTGATTGGTCGTCGAATTTGGGAGTCTGGAAGAACGTATTTATGTGTTACAAAG GGTGTACCATATCCCTCACTCCCAAGACACAATAAACCAAGGCGTGTTGACCTCTACTATTCCAGCTGGTCCATCCGAGCAG TGGAATCGAGGAATGGAGATGGACAATTATCTGCCTGTGAGGTCGTGCTCTTTCATCATGAAGACATGGGAATCCCATGGGAGATTGCTAAGCTTGGAGTCCGTCAAGGAATGTGGGGAGCTGTTCGGAATATAGAACGTGGGATATGTGCATATAAAGTGGAGAGGCATTCCGGAGCTTCATTATCAAGATGTGCATTTATGGCAAGAATTAACTCAAAAGTGCCTACGGACTTATCTAGAGCATTGGGGTTATCTTCCAAAGACACTGAGGATTCACAAGATATTATATCATATTCCAAAGAAACAGAGGGCGGAAATGTTAAATCAAAGACACGGCAGGGAAATGGATGGAAATTCATTTTAATTGGAGGAGCCATGGCTCTTGCATGTGGACTAGATAGAGGGATTGTGAGTAAAGCAGTAATCTTTGGAGTAGCAAGAAAATTAGGAAATATTAGGAAACGGCAATAA